Proteins encoded together in one Larus michahellis chromosome 4, bLarMic1.1, whole genome shotgun sequence window:
- the SLC38A7 gene encoding sodium-coupled neutral amino acid transporter 7, whose translation MTFLEVAGRARCRSSSGTSTVACATQGGTMAQGTGSINSDYKDWEWSADAGERARLLQSPSVETVPKSGESQGNGLGATSALGAVFIVVNAALGAGLLNFPAAFSMAGGVAAGIALQMCMLIFIIGGLVILAYCSQASNERTYQEVVWAVCGKVPGVLCEVAIAVYTFGTCIAFLIIIGDQEDKIIAALVTEPEEAGSGRWYTDRKFTISITAFLLILPLSIPKEIGFQKYASSLSVIGTWYVTAVIIIKYIWPDKELVPVEIPTSPSTWTAVFNAVPTICFGFQCHVSSVPVFNSMKQPEVKTWGAVVTAAMVIALFVYTGTGVCGFLTFGAGVEQDVLLSYPSNDIPVALARAFIILCVLTSYPILHFCGRAVLEGLWLRYTGVTVEEDVIRERRRRLLQTISWFLLTLLLALFIPDIGKVISVIGGLAACFIFVFPGLCLIQAKLSEIQETWAISWWAQVSYGVFMVTLGAFIFGQTTANAIFVDLTA comes from the exons ATGACCTTCCTCGAGGTGGCCGGCAGAGCCCGGTGCAGGAGCTCTAGTGGGACATCAACGGTGGCGTGTGCCACCCAAGGAGGGACGATGGCTCAGGGCACCGGGAGCATCAACAGCGACTACAAGGATTGGGAGTGGAGCGCTGATGCCGGGGAACGGGCCAggctcctgcagagccccagcgTGGAGACAGTGCCGAAGAGCGGAGAGAGCCAAGGAAATGGCCTGGGGGCCACGTCAGCTTTGGGAGCCGTCTTCATCGTGGTCAATGCTGCCCTCGGGGCTGGGCTGCTCAACTTCCCCGCCGCCTTCAGCATGGCCGGCGGCGTGGCTGCGGGCATTGCGCTGCAGATG TGCATGTTGATCTTCATCATCGGAGGCTTGGTCATCCTGGCGTACTGCTCACAGGCCAGCAATGAGCGGACCTACCAGGAGGTCGTGTGGGCTGTCTGCGGGAAGGTGCCTGGCGTGCTGTGCGAGGTGGCCATCGCCGTCTACACCTTTGGCACCTGCATCGCTTTCCTTATCATCATCGGAGACCAGGAGGACAAGA TCATTGCTGCTCTGGTGACGGAGCCTGAGGAAGCTGGGAGCGGCCGCTGGTACACGGACCGCAAGTTCACCATCAGCATCACCgccttcctcctcatcctgcccctctccatccccaagGAGATTGGCTTCCAAAAATACGCCAG CTCCCTAAGCGTGATTGGCACGTGGTACGTCACGGCAGTCATTATCATCAAGTACATCTGGCCCGACAAGGAGCTTGTGCCTGTGGAGATCCCCACCAG cccctccacCTGGACGGCCGTCTTCAATGCCGTGCCCACCATCTGCTTTGGCTTCCAG TGCCACGTGAGCAGCGTCCCCGTCTTTAACAGCATGAAGCAGCCAGAGGTGAAGACCTGGGGGGCAGTGGTGACGGCAGCCATGGTGATTGCTCTCTTCGTCTACACGGGCACTG GTGTCTGTGGCTTCCTGACCTTTGGAGCCGGCGTGGAGCAGGATGTCTTGCTGTCCTACCCCTCCAACGACATCCCCGTTGCTCTCGCCCGGGCCTTCATCATCCTCTGTGTGCTGACGTCCTACCCCATCCTGCACTTCTGCGGCCG GGCTGTCTTGGAGGGTCTCTGGCTCCGCTACACCGGGGTGACAGTGGAGGAGGATGTGATTCGGGAGCGGAGGAGGCGCCTGCTTCAGACCATCAGCTGGTTCCTCCTGACCCTCCTCCTCGCTCTCTTCATCCCCGACATTGGCAAAGTCATCTCTGTCATCGGGGGCTTGGCTGCCTGCTTCATCTTCGTCTTCCCAG GGCTCTGCCTGATTCAAGCCAAGCTCTCTGAGATCCAAGAAACCTGGGCGATCAG CTGGTGGGCCCAGGTCAGCTACGGGGTGTTCATGGTCACCCTCGGAGCATTCATCTTTGGACAGACTACTGCCAACGCCATCTTTGTGGATCTCACAGCCTGA
- the GOT2 gene encoding aspartate aminotransferase, mitochondrial, giving the protein MALLHTRRLLAAPRFAAARASSWWSHVEMGPPDPILGVTEAFKRDTNSKKMNLGVGAYRDDNGKPYVLNCVRKAEAMIASKKMDKEYLPIAGLADFTRASAELALGENSEAFKSGRYVTVQGISGTGSLRIGANFLQRFFKSSRDVYLPKPSWGNHTPIFRDAGMQLQAYRYYDPKTCSLDFSGAMDDISKIPEKSIILLHACAHNPTGVDPRQEQWKELAALVKKRNLLVYFDMAYQGFASGDINRDAWAVRHFIEQGINVVLSQSYAKNMGLYGERAGAFTVVCSDAEEAKRVESQLKILIRPMYSNPPLNGARIASIILNTPDLRKEWLVEVKGMADRIISMRTQLVSNLKKEGSSHNWQHITDQIGMFCFTGLKPEQVERLTKEFSIYMTKDGRISVAGVTSGNVGYLAHAIHQVTK; this is encoded by the exons ATGGCTCTCCTGCACACCCGCCGGCTCCTCGCCGCCCCGCGCTTCGCCGCCGCCCGCGCCAG ctcaTGGTGGTCCCacgtggagatgggtccccccgACCCCATCCTGGGGGTGACAGAAGCTTTCAAGCGCGACACCAACTCCAAGAAGATGAACCTGGGTGTGGGGGCGTACCGGGATGACAACGGGAAGCCTTACGTCCTGAACTGTGTTCGCAAG GCGGAGGCCATGATAGCATCCAAGAAGATGGACAAGGAGTATTTGCCCATTGCGGGGCTGGCGGATTTCACCCGGGCATCCGCAGAACTGGCTCTGGGTGAAAACAGTGAGGCTTTCAAGAGCGGCCGG TACGTCACTGTGCAGGGTATTTCTGGGACTGGATCTCTGCGAATCGGAGCCAACTTTTTG CAACGGTTCTTCAAGTCTAGCCGTGATGTGTATCTACCCAAACCATCCTGGGGCAATCACACACCCATTTTCCGTGATGCTGGCATGCAGCTTCAGGCTTACCGCTACTACGACCCCAAGACATGCAGCCTTGACTTCTCTGGAGCCATGGATGACATTTCC AAAATTCCAGAGAAGAGCATCATCCTCTTGCATGCTTGTGCTCACAACCCCACTGGGGTGGATCCCCGGCAGGAGCAATGGAAGGAGTTGGCGGCTTTGGTGAAG AAACGAAACCTCCTCGTGTACTTTGACATGGCCTACCAGGGTTTTGCCAGTGGGGACATCAACCGGGATGCCTGGGCTGTGCGGCATTTCATCGAGCAGGGCATCAACGTCGTCTTGTCGCAGTCCTATGCCAAGAACATGGGGCTGTATG GAGAGCGTGCGGGTGCCTTCACGGTGGTCTGCAGTGATGCAGAGGAAGCCAAGAGGGTCGAATCGCAGCTGAAGATCCTCATCCGCCCCATGTACTCCAACCCACCCCTGAATGGAGCCCGCATCGCCTCTATCATCCTGAACACCCCTGACCTGCGGAAGGAATG GCTCGTGGAGGTGAAGGGCATGGCCGACCGGATCATCAGCATGCGGACGCAGCTGGTGTCCAACCTCAAGAAAGAGGGATCCTCCCACAACTGGCAGCACATCACTGACCAGATCGGCATGTTCTGCTTCACTGGGCTGAAGCCTGAGCAG GTGGAGCGGCTGACCAAGGAGTTCTCCATCTATATGACAAAGGACGGACGAATCTCTGTGGCGGGAGTTACGTCGGGCAATGTAGGTTACCTGGCTCATGCCATCCATCAAGTCACAAAGTAA